The following DNA comes from Sediminitomix flava.
AGCTGTTGGGGCTAATTGTATTCTTTTATTCTCTTTGTTAAGTTGTTTTGTTAGCTCAGTCATCACATGATGAGCTTTAACCTCTGCTTCAGAAAGTGTATTTGCTTCAAAATTCAAATCTATCCACACTCTTCCATCATTCAACTCTTTAGACTTCAACACTTTTGCTGTTTGTAAATCATAAGAGTTTAATCCTCCTGTAAGAATTGGGTGAATAGAGTAAGATAATACCTTTTGATACTCACCATTTACTTTTTCTAAATCTTTGGTTTCAGAAGTATCAACCAATTTCTTTCCTTCAATTGTTCTTTTTCCATCTTTGGTCATAACGGAAATCTTCACACCACCTTCTTCCATTTCAATATTGAATGGAGACGCATGAAAAAGTAAAGAGATATTGGAGTGTTGAAGTTTTTTAAGAAGGAATGATTTTACTGTTTCAGGGTTGAAAAAGATGTCTTCTTCACTTTCAAATAAAACTGCCCCTCTTTCTTTTTTCATTTCATCAACTAAAGCTAATTCTGCTTCTGAAATATCTTTCAAAGTGAGAAGTGCAAAGTTTTCTGTCATGCTTCCTCCGCAAAAACCATATTGGTTAATCACTAAAACTGATTCACCAAGATTAGCTTTTTCTAAGGCTAGGGCTACTCCATTCAGAGTAGCCTTATTTATAATTATGTCGTACATTATGTCTATTTTTTTACTTGAGCGATCACTACCGCACTATCACTACCTGCCAACTTTGTCGTTTCCAATTCTAGAAGTGTCATGATTTGAGACTCTTGAATTAGCCCCGTCAAATCCACGATTTTACCGCCAATCAGAACATAAATATCTGGCACAAGTCCTCCTGCATCACCAAATGCCGTAAGTGTTTGGAGCATATTGATTAGCTCAGTACGTACCTCATTGACTTTACAGCCTTTAACTGCACAATCTTTTAATTGTAGTCTGATTGTACCTTCTTGATCTACTACACGTAAGAATGTCTTTTCTGATTTACTAAGACCAAAGAATCGAGATTCTTTTTTGGTATATCCCATTGCAAAAAGACTTTCAGAACGACCGAAGCTTTCTACCAAAGATGGATCTACTTTCAAAGAATGTCCACAAATTTCTTTCAGCTCTTGATCTGTTTTACAGTCCACTTGAACATCTTTTGTACGAAGTTCACTAGCACCCATAGCTATCGCAATAATTTTCTTATTCTTATTGTCAACTTCTATGCTTACCTCTACGGTTTCTGATGCTGCTCCCATCGCAATGACAGATGCTAAAGCTTCTTGACGAACTTCTACAATATCTTGATCTGTAGGATTTATTACATTTCGCTCAACGGTATCTCTAATCATTCCTAGAGCGGCTCCAATTGCTGAAATTACTTCTGCATTTTTCGCAATGGAATGAGGTACATCCATGTATTTCCCTGTGTATGGAACAATTGCTGAAGCTCCTCCACCTCCGCCAACAAATTGAATCATTTGGCTATCCAATTTATACTCACGGCTCAATTGGTGAATAACTGGTTTTAGTTTACTTGCTGAAATATTTAGAATGTCTTCTGCTACTTTTTCAGGTTCTTGACCTAAAGCTTTAGCCAAAGAATTCATTCCTTTATTTAAGGATTTCATATTTGCACCACCATGCCCTACTTCATTTACAAGCCCCATGTAATATGAAGCTCCTGTAGGAGTCATGGTATAGGCATCTTTATCTGGGCTATCTGTTTTTACAATTTTCAGATAGTTATCAGGGTCGCCTTCTTTTGGCTGTGTTTTATGTAACTCAATTTGGTCAAAATCATCTGAATTACAGAACGCCGTATAATTCAAGCCTGCAATATGTGCCGAACGAGGTCCCACATCTGTGATTCTCTCTCCGTCAAATCTTGGAACAGAACCTCCTCCAATACCTAGCGTTCTTACATCTAGTGTTTGAAGGTAAAGTCTTTGACCACCAATCTGAGCCGATTTTACTTGAGGTTTTCCATTTTTAATTACTGAAATATCAGATGATGTTCCGCCTACTTCAATGAAAATACCATCTGAAATACGAGCGTACATAAGAGCTGCGGCAACACCTGCTGCTGGCCCCGACAGCATGGTTAAGATCGGACGACGTCTCATTTCATTGATATCCATGATACCTCCATCAGAACGCATAACCATTAACGGTACTTTCATTCCAGCTTTTCGGATTGATGCTTCTGTCATGTTTGCTGTTTCCAACATTTTTGGCATCATGGAAGCATTGATCACAGCTGTTCTTGTACGAACTCTTAGACCATACAATTTTGAAATATTACTTGCAGCCGTTGCCATAAATCCCATTTCCTCAGCAACTTTCACTACAAGTTGCTCATTTTTAGGATTGTCAACACCAAATGCCTCTGAAGCAACAATTACGTCAACTCCTTTTTCATCTAGTTCTTCAATGACCTCACGAATCTGATTTTCGGTAGGCTCATGTTTTGTATCTATAAAAGCAAATTCAGTTCTCAGAAACTTACCTGGCGCAAGCTGAATTTTCTTTAAGTTTGTTTCACTTTTAGCTCTTCTCCCTTCTAAGCCTGTACCCATACCGATGATACCCACTTTAGCCACATCTCCTTCTAGAAGCGCATTTGTAGCTTGAGTAGTTGAATGGGCGATAAGAACAACTTCATCCGGATGAATTCCTGTTAGGTCAAGCAATTGGTACATTGAATCTACTACACCTTTTGCTACTCCCTCTCTCGCTGTATGAGTTGTTGGCACACATGCTTTTCCTACCACTTCTAGTTGTGCTATATCAATAGCCACTGCGTGTG
Coding sequences within:
- a CDS encoding hydantoinase/oxoprolinase family protein, coding for MTDKSIDKLIKDIEREGEQGLLAQEKGTRKIKIGIDVGGTFTHAVAIDIAQLEVVGKACVPTTHTAREGVAKGVVDSMYQLLDLTGIHPDEVVLIAHSTTQATNALLEGDVAKVGIIGMGTGLEGRRAKSETNLKKIQLAPGKFLRTEFAFIDTKHEPTENQIREVIEELDEKGVDVIVASEAFGVDNPKNEQLVVKVAEEMGFMATAASNISKLYGLRVRTRTAVINASMMPKMLETANMTEASIRKAGMKVPLMVMRSDGGIMDINEMRRRPILTMLSGPAAGVAAALMYARISDGIFIEVGGTSSDISVIKNGKPQVKSAQIGGQRLYLQTLDVRTLGIGGGSVPRFDGERITDVGPRSAHIAGLNYTAFCNSDDFDQIELHKTQPKEGDPDNYLKIVKTDSPDKDAYTMTPTGASYYMGLVNEVGHGGANMKSLNKGMNSLAKALGQEPEKVAEDILNISASKLKPVIHQLSREYKLDSQMIQFVGGGGGASAIVPYTGKYMDVPHSIAKNAEVISAIGAALGMIRDTVERNVINPTDQDIVEVRQEALASVIAMGAASETVEVSIEVDNKNKKIIAIAMGASELRTKDVQVDCKTDQELKEICGHSLKVDPSLVESFGRSESLFAMGYTKKESRFFGLSKSEKTFLRVVDQEGTIRLQLKDCAVKGCKVNEVRTELINMLQTLTAFGDAGGLVPDIYVLIGGKIVDLTGLIQESQIMTLLELETTKLAGSDSAVVIAQVKK
- a CDS encoding FAD-dependent oxidoreductase, with translation MYDIIINKATLNGVALALEKANLGESVLVINQYGFCGGSMTENFALLTLKDISEAELALVDEMKKERGAVLFESEEDIFFNPETVKSFLLKKLQHSNISLLFHASPFNIEMEEGGVKISVMTKDGKRTIEGKKLVDTSETKDLEKVNGEYQKVLSYSIHPILTGGLNSYDLQTAKVLKSKELNDGRVWIDLNFEANTLSEAEVKAHHVMTELTKQLNKENKRIQLAPTASQKII